Proteins from one Amycolatopsis benzoatilytica AK 16/65 genomic window:
- the nudC gene encoding NAD(+) diphosphatase, with amino-acid sequence MSVPFGLGELPTLSRSTVDRQESLRTNPERLAAKWSEARVVLLDDTGRTPVAEGGSTLATRKAMDFGTEPPADAVFLGEWEDVDYWSMPGRAEGDADTVRMAGSWGLVEEVPRVDGEIWVELRGYGDQLDDTSAGLFTTAQALRHWRRQSRFCTRDGSPTQLAQFGWASRCEAKGHEEYPRTDPAVICLVHDYDGVNGSHVLLARQPMWPPDRYSVLAGFVEAGESLEGCVVREIREEAGIEVSDVRYLGSQPWPFPRSIMLGFTARADRSVPLIPAEGEIEEALWVSREDVRAAFRNAETGAPTPIAGSTSNLLLPGNSSIARVMLKAWADAEE; translated from the coding sequence ATGAGCGTCCCGTTTGGACTGGGGGAGCTGCCGACCCTGTCACGGTCCACTGTGGACCGTCAGGAATCCTTGCGCACCAACCCGGAACGACTGGCCGCGAAGTGGTCCGAGGCCCGCGTGGTGCTGCTCGACGACACCGGCCGCACGCCGGTGGCCGAGGGCGGCTCGACGCTGGCTACCCGCAAGGCGATGGATTTCGGCACCGAACCGCCTGCGGACGCGGTGTTCCTCGGCGAGTGGGAGGACGTCGACTACTGGTCGATGCCCGGCCGCGCCGAGGGCGACGCGGACACCGTGCGGATGGCCGGCAGCTGGGGACTGGTCGAAGAGGTCCCGCGCGTGGACGGCGAGATCTGGGTCGAACTGCGCGGCTACGGCGACCAGCTGGACGACACTTCGGCCGGCCTGTTCACCACCGCCCAGGCGCTGCGGCACTGGCGGCGCCAGTCGCGGTTCTGCACCCGCGACGGCTCGCCGACCCAGCTGGCCCAGTTCGGCTGGGCCAGTCGCTGTGAAGCCAAAGGCCACGAGGAATACCCGCGTACCGACCCGGCGGTGATCTGCCTGGTGCATGACTACGACGGCGTCAACGGCTCGCACGTGCTGCTCGCCCGGCAGCCGATGTGGCCGCCGGACCGCTACTCGGTGCTGGCCGGATTCGTCGAAGCGGGGGAGTCCCTGGAGGGCTGCGTCGTCCGCGAAATCCGCGAGGAGGCCGGGATCGAGGTCTCCGACGTGCGCTACCTGGGCAGCCAGCCGTGGCCGTTCCCGCGCTCGATCATGCTCGGCTTCACCGCCCGGGCGGACCGCTCGGTGCCGCTGATCCCCGCCGAAGGCGAGATCGAAGAAGCGCTGTGGGTGTCGCGCGAGGACGTCCGTGCGGCGTTCCGCAACGCCGAGACCGGGGCGCCGACGCCGATCGCGGGCAGCACGTCCAATCTGCTGCTGCCGGGGAACTCGTCGATCGCCCGGGTGATGCTGAAGGCGTGGGCGGACGCCGAGGAGTGA